In the genome of uncultured Pseudomonas sp., the window CCGCGCGTAGCCGCCAACGCCCTGGGCGCATTCGCGCTCTTCATCGGTCTCGAACGGCACATCGACGAACTTGGCGCCGAGCGATTCGATCTGCTCTTTAACCGCCGGACGCACGTCCGAAGCTTCGATCACCGCACCCAGGCGCTTGGCCGTGGCGATGGCCTGCAAGCCCGCCACACCCGCACCGAGAATCAGAATGCGCGCGGCCTTAACGGTACCGGCAGCGGTCATCAGCATCGGCATAAAGCGCGGATAGTGGTGCGCCGCCAGCAGCACGGCTTTGTAGCCGGCGATGTTGGCTTGCGACGAGAGCACGTCCAGGCTCTGCGCGCGGGAGGTACGCGGTGCGGCCTCCAGGGCGAAGGCCGTCACGCCGCGGGCATTGATGCGCGCGATGGTCTCGTTGCTGAACGGGTTGAGCATGCCAACCAGCACAGCGCCAGTTTGCATGTGGGCCAGTTCAGCCTCCGTTGGCGCAACCACTTTCAGCACCAGATCGGCACCGAAGGCCGCGGTATCGTTACCGATAGCCGCGCCAACCGCTTCATAGGCACTGTCCGGAATGCTCGCGCTAACGCCAGCACCGCTCTGTACAGTCACCTGATGGCCTTGGCCGATCAGCTTCTTGATGGTTTCGGGAGTTGCGGCAACGCGCGTCTCACCAGCATGGGTTTCGAGAGGAACACCGATGTGCACTTCAATTCTCCTGCGTGATCTTTTTGGTGAACCGGCGCACTGCGGGTGGCACGCGGGCATTGGGGAGGATCAGCACAATCCCGCTGCAAAGTGGCGGGGCCCGCATTCTGCCGGCGAACGCCAGTCCCTTCAAGAAGTTATGGAGTAAGAAATTTGCATTACTACAAGTTATAGGTCTATGACTACTTTTCATACCTGGCGCAGGCCGCGTCGTTTCTGGCCTAAGCCTGTAATGGCGGTGCTTTCAGAGAAAAAAGCCATCCGTTTGATAGATGACAGCTGATTGAATCCTCTGATACGTGAAAGGTAGCGAACAGCGTGTAAAAAATACCCTACACGACAGCAACGACGGGCCTTAGCGGCTTTTGTCGCACGCATTTTATGTAGTCTGTTAACTCGCGCACTACCTGCTCGCTATACCGGCGCGAGGGCCCGGCGCAGCTGTTTTTGCGCCGATCGATCGGTGATTTGCTAAGCAAAAGATCAAGCGGACGGTTACCTAATCGCCTTGAACGACGCGCACCACGACGGCTTAGCGCTTACGCATGTCGGTAGCGCGCCGCCTCACTGACCAACCAATCACGGAACGCCGAGAGAGCTGCCGACTCAACCTTACGTTCCGGCACGATCAGGTAGTACGCGCGGTCGTTGTCCGATAGCGGTGTGTCGAAGGCGATCACCAGGCGCCCCTCATCCAGCTCACGGCGGATCAGAAAGGGCGGGATCAAGGCGATGCCCATCTCATGCATCGCCGCCTGAGCCAGCATCGAGAACAGCTCGTAACGCGGCCCCGTCATATCCCGCGCCGTGTTGACCCCCTGAGCACTGAACCACTGCCGCCAGGCGTAGGGCCGGGTGGTCTGCTGCAGCAGCGGTAACGTGGCAATCTGCTCGACACTGAACTGCGCCTGTTCACCGAGCAGCGCCGGGCTGCAGACCGGCATCGGGTTCTCCGCCATAAGCAGATGGGCCTGGGTACCCGACCACTCGCCGTCGCCGAAATACACTGCCGCATCAAACTCGGTATCGGCAAACAGAAACGGTCGCGTACGGTTGGTCAAGTTGACGGTGATTTCCGGATGCAGGCGCTGAAAGTCCTTGAGGCGTGGCAGCAACCACTGCGTACCGAAGGTCGGCACCACTGCCAACTCGATGCTCATGGCCCCTTGCTGGCCCATCACCGCCAGGGTGTCGCGTTCCACCGCATCGAGCTGCCCGGCAACGCGACGCGCATAGGATTGCCCGGCCTCCGTAAGCACCACGCCCCGCCGCGAACGGCGAAACAGCTCGATATTAAGGAAGGCCTCCAGCCCGGCGATCTGCCGGCACACCGCGCCCTGGGTCAAGCTCAGCTCTTCAGCCGCCTTGGTGAAGCTCTGATGCCGGGCGGCGGACTCGAAAGCAATCAAAGCGGCAGTGCTGGGGATCTTTCGGCGCATCTGTGCGTCACTCTCACTTAAACAGGTCAAATACCAGCACTAACACTATCCCGAAGTGAGCAAACCGCACAACAGCGTGCGCAATACTCGTTTGCCTGCTGGTTATAAGCCGCCTAGGATCAATCACACTGACCCGCGGGCGCAGCACAACTGCACAGACGCCTGCCCTATTACTGTCTGAACTCGAGGTTTTCGCGATGGCCAAGGCAAGCTTCAACTGGATCGACCCGCTGCTGCTGGATCAACAGCTCACCGAAGAAGAGCGCATGGTGCGCGACAGCGCCCAGCAGTTTGCCGCCGACAAGCTCAAGCCACGGGTGATCGAAGCCTTCCGCCACGAGCAGACTGACCCGAAAATTTTCCGCGAAATGGGCGACACCGGCCTGCTCGGCGCGACCATCCCCGAAGCCTACGGCGGCAGCGGCCTGAACTATGTGTGTTACGGCCTGATTGCCCGCGAAGTCGAGCGTGTCGACTCCGGCTATCGCTCGATGATGAGCGTGCAATCCTCCCTGGTGATGGTGCCAATCAATGAATTTGGCAATGAAGCCACCAAGCAGAAGTACCTGCCCAAGCTGGCCACCGGCGAGTACATCGGCTGCTTCGGCCTGACCGAACCCGATCACGGCTCCGACCCAGGCAGCATGATCACCCGTGCCAAGAAGGTCGACGGCGGCTATCGCCTGACCGGGGCCAAAATGTGGATCACCAACAGCCCAATCGCCGATGTATTCGTGGTCTGGGCCAAGGACGATGCCGGCGAAATCCGTGGTTTCGTTCTGGAAAAAGGCTGGCAGGGCCTGAGCACCCCAGCGATTCACGGCAAGGTCGGCCTGCGCGCCTCGATCACCGGTGAAATCGTTATGGATAACGTGTTCTGCCCGGAAGAGAACGCCTTCCCCGACGTGCGCGGCCTGAAAGGCCCGTTCACCTGCCTCAACTCCGCCCGCTATGGCATCAGCTGGGGCGCACTGGGTGCCGCCGAAGACTGCTGGCACACCGCGCGCCAGTACACCCTTGACCGCAAGCAGTTCGGTCGCCCGCTGGCGCAAACGCAGCTGATCCAGAAGAAGCTGGCCGACATGCAGACTGAAATCACCCTGGCTCTGCAAGGCTGCCTGCGCCTCGGCCGGATGAAAGACGAAGGCACGGCGGCGGTGGAAATCACCTCGATCATGAAGCGCAACAGCTGCGGCAAGTCCCTGGACATCGCCCGTATGGCCCGCGACATGCTCGGCGGCAACGGCATCAGCGACGAATTCGGCGTGGCCCGCCACTTGGTCAACCTGGAAGTGGTGAACACCTATGAAGGCACTCACGACGTCCACGCGCTGATCCTCGGCCGCGCGCAGACCGGCCTGCAAGCGTTCTTCTGATCAGCGACGCAACAGCAACAACGGACGAGTGGCCAAACTATTCGTCCGTTGTCGTATCGGCCCCTGAGCTGCCCAGACCATCTGCATGCAGACTCCGCGTGAGAGAACCTGAAAATGCCAGGCACACTCGCTTGCACAGTGGGTAGGGTGGCAAATCCAGCACCCTGCCATATCTTCCCGAGCGCCGATGGGGCGTTCTTTCTCGCGGTCAGCAATAACCAGCAATTTGCCGAACTGAGCGCGTTGGCGGGCCAGCAGCAGTGGAAAAATGACCCGCGCTTCGCCAGCCAGCACGCTCGTTATCAGCACAAGGCCGAATTGACTGCCCTGCTGCGCCGCCACACGGTAGAGCATCGCACCGCAGAATGGGTCGCCGCTCTGCGTTGGGCCGGTGTGCCCTGTGTTGCACTCGTCCCCCGTGAGGCCGACGGCTGAGAGAAAAACCGGGCAGCAATTGAATACCCCCTAGAGCAGCATTGACGCTGCGACTAGATTTCGAGGTTTACCGTCCATGCACCCTGAGCTTTCCACCGCGGCCGAGGCCATGAACTGGCTGCAGGCTAACGATATACGTCGGGTTGAGCTGGTCTTCGCCGACCTGACCAGCGTGGCTCG includes:
- a CDS encoding Re/Si-specific NAD(P)(+) transhydrogenase subunit alpha, with the translated sequence MHIGVPLETHAGETRVAATPETIKKLIGQGHQVTVQSGAGVSASIPDSAYEAVGAAIGNDTAAFGADLVLKVVAPTEAELAHMQTGAVLVGMLNPFSNETIARINARGVTAFALEAAPRTSRAQSLDVLSSQANIAGYKAVLLAAHHYPRFMPMLMTAAGTVKAARILILGAGVAGLQAIATAKRLGAVIEASDVRPAVKEQIESLGAKFVDVPFETDEERECAQGVGGYARPMPASWMERQAKAVHEKAKLADIVITTALIPGRKAPTLLHAATVAEMKPGSVIIDLAAAQGGNCPLTVAEQVVVEHGVTIVGHSNLAALVPADASALYARNLLDFLKLVIDGEGKFHLNLEDDIVAACLMCRDGNVVRTNG
- a CDS encoding LysR family transcriptional regulator; its protein translation is MRRKIPSTAALIAFESAARHQSFTKAAEELSLTQGAVCRQIAGLEAFLNIELFRRSRRGVVLTEAGQSYARRVAGQLDAVERDTLAVMGQQGAMSIELAVVPTFGTQWLLPRLKDFQRLHPEITVNLTNRTRPFLFADTEFDAAVYFGDGEWSGTQAHLLMAENPMPVCSPALLGEQAQFSVEQIATLPLLQQTTRPYAWRQWFSAQGVNTARDMTGPRYELFSMLAQAAMHEMGIALIPPFLIRRELDEGRLVIAFDTPLSDNDRAYYLIVPERKVESAALSAFRDWLVSEAARYRHA
- a CDS encoding acyl-CoA dehydrogenase, producing MAKASFNWIDPLLLDQQLTEEERMVRDSAQQFAADKLKPRVIEAFRHEQTDPKIFREMGDTGLLGATIPEAYGGSGLNYVCYGLIAREVERVDSGYRSMMSVQSSLVMVPINEFGNEATKQKYLPKLATGEYIGCFGLTEPDHGSDPGSMITRAKKVDGGYRLTGAKMWITNSPIADVFVVWAKDDAGEIRGFVLEKGWQGLSTPAIHGKVGLRASITGEIVMDNVFCPEENAFPDVRGLKGPFTCLNSARYGISWGALGAAEDCWHTARQYTLDRKQFGRPLAQTQLIQKKLADMQTEITLALQGCLRLGRMKDEGTAAVEITSIMKRNSCGKSLDIARMARDMLGGNGISDEFGVARHLVNLEVVNTYEGTHDVHALILGRAQTGLQAFF
- a CDS encoding CoA transferase, with the protein product MANPAPCHIFPSADGAFFLAVSNNQQFAELSALAGQQQWKNDPRFASQHARYQHKAELTALLRRHTVEHRTAEWVAALRWAGVPCVALVPREADG